A window of Ooceraea biroi isolate clonal line C1 chromosome 9, Obir_v5.4, whole genome shotgun sequence genomic DNA:
AATGTCGTCTTAATAATGGCGGAACTATGTGTTCGTACGATCGTAAACTTTCTTACATCCTTAATATATAGGTTTTGCCTTCACTCTCTCAGATCGCCGCGTTATTAAATGGGTACTTTCTAGCGCGCATGAAATACAAGACAGCAGCGTGTTCTACTCCAAGTAGGAAGCACGATGCtgttatacttattatttaatccTGCAATTATTGTTTCTTCGCGGTCTACGTTTAATGTTAAGGCGCTAATAGAGAGAGTAATGACCGATTATCGATTAATAGTAGCAATTTATATTGtcagataatttataatacacgaaaattgcaaaactgTACACGAGAAACGATACATAGGACGTattcagaattatttttattactataaaacactaacaattaaattcaaaataattgCGCGTTACgtaaattataacattaaaaaaatgaaattattacttGCGTATGAGTATTTGAGCAGAAATGCTTTGATCCATTTTTTGCATATGATAATGTCATAATTATGTAGAAACTAAAACGATTTTAAGTTTTCCTGATCGAAAAGATTTTGCTACTTTCAGAAACCGTTGagcaattatataacaattatataatataatttgttatctATATGATATGTACAAAAATAcgacttttattatataattattatgtaaatgtatCGCAAAAACGTCACATCATGTCACACAACGTGCAGAATAATATGTACAACAATACGCATAAACTAGTACAAAATACTACGTGATCATCATGACATGCAACTTTTATGTACGATTTGCGAAAggatgatatattttatatcgcgaatgacaaattgatatatttcaaGTTGCATCGCGATCTCCGATAACCCTGGATTTGTAGCGCGGCTCGCTGCAAATTACGACAAATTATCGTTCACGATGGCGATTGCAATAAATCGCTCCTTTGCAAATGTTAAACGCATAATCAGCAGAAGCATCGAGTGAATCATGATACGTCTATATCATTACTTTCGCTTATCGTGAATCATATTCtcgcaatataatttaatctctATTAATTCCAGAGTACAAACTAACtgcttaaatattaattctgcAATAACTACTGTCGATATTATTTCTCACGATAAAATGGCTTAGAGTCTTAtgaattataacaattataacaTGTGTAGTATTTATGCTAATATAGTCATTATCTtacgtttataaaaaaattttttaaatgtgtgATATAAATGCCATAGATAAAAGAGATTTGAATATTATCATTGATagtattcatttttattttagcatttgttattaatatcacaCGCATGTatgtaatgataatatattttaaaatattaattttctctctagttattacgtaataaattgtatatttgttaaaatcaaataattttaaacgcTTTTAAATTTCACGTAAAATGCTTGAATATTCTCAGAAACATTTGAATATATCTTGCGTGAactaaaaacattattttaatattaattctaacATTGAATAAGGAATAGAATTTCGTTATATCAACAAGTGTAAAAGTGACAGGCTGCTTTACCGGTCACTGTTACTGGAAGCAGTTGAGAGAAACGCCGCTCCTTGCAAATAGACTCTGAAGATAATCTAAGATTGCAGCAACgcgataaaattaacaattaataacttgCACGAAAGAGttttaattcttcattaaTAAATAGTACATTGAATACTAATTCAAACATTCGCAAATGGAATCTATCACTCATATTCAATTTAGTCGCAAGCGATTAAAGTTTCGttgatttatgaaatttagGCCATCTgcaaatatcgaaatattactTTCTTGTCCCTGATTACATCATTTAAATGTTGTAAACATGCGTGGGCAGCTAGTTCAAAAAATCAAGTGAATATCACACAAAATGTCAGATAACTGGCTTGAGATCCTCTCACCAACGCAATTAGGTGATAGGAAATTTCGTAATGGAATTACTGACTACGAAGGATAAATATAATGACGGAGAAAATTATTGGTTTGGTTAAAATACGATTCTGtcttataaaagtaaaatcttCCTTAATTTAAACCATCAAATTACTTCTTGTGAGTCCTCAAGAAAAATTcacgaataattaaatacgaaaTCTGATCTATCTCTTCTCTTATCTTTCGAATATATCATGCGGTGATCACAACCATGAAGAATCCAAtcttctattataattaaatgtcaagttaaatatctattaaaataaagtgtttttaattcacgtaaaaagaatattttaaactttttaatctttaattactTAAAACTATCagagcacgcgcgcgttctGACATTTAATGAATCGTTTAATCTTCTCACTACATTCAAGTATTCATGATCTTACACCTCCCAAGACCGTCACAGCACAATATTTGTCAATATAACAAAtcttaataacaatattagtgttttattaatattaatttattaatattaacaataattttaataaaaatatctgactTAATCGACAcgtttaaaaacatatttaaattacacaaaatatttgaattaattagtacatttaaaattagtacatttaaaaaaatgttcgcTTCGCGCGGTTGTCTTGAAAGGGACAGTTCCGCGGGTCAGGGCGAAGAATCAGCGGAATAAACAAGGGGACCGACGGGGCCCGAGCTGCCGGGTCTGGAAGATGGGCGAAAGGGGAAGTGGACTTGGCGGCGGCCGCGATCTTTCTCGGCGCGAGgcgaaggggagagagagactctTACTTTCAGCCTCGGCGTCGCGTGCGCTAATGGCGCGATTGCATAACTGTTCCCGTCCGTGCTGCGGACGAGCACGTAAGCCACCGCCGACCGTTCGTGAGTCAAGTGGCAAAGccagctcgcgcgcgcgcgctccggcCGAAGTGGGTCGCTCTGAAATTAATCGTGGATGCACTTCGACTTTCCTCCGCGGGCACCGCGATGGGGCGCCCCCGCGCGGCTGAAGAGCGCCCAGGTCACGAAGGTCGAAGTAATGAAATCGATCGGAAATTAATTGTCTTACGCACCCTTCTTCATTCTTCGATGATGCCATGATGGTTTATATGGCGGGTGGTTTATAGATATGGCGGACGCAAAGTCACCGCCATTTTGCTTTCTTCCGCAGATCTTGGGGAAAATTTTCCCTggatttatgtaaattattgtcTCGCGTAAACATTTTCTGTGGAGGAACATGAGTAAAGTCAACAACATTAATTTCTTGGTACATCACCATTCACTTGTGCAAGATTATCTTGCGTTTCGCAATGTCTGCAAAATTTCACTGTAGAATACCGAAACTCATTTTCGAAAAGGTCATGGCATCGACGCTTAAATCACGCACGTGCGTAACATTTGCGTTACTCGATACGGTTTTAAAGTTTCGAGGGGTGCCTACGTAGAGCGTCTTCGGGGAAACCCTTATTTATTCTCTGTTTtgttatatcaatttatactTCCGGATTAAGCCGTAACTCTCCACACAAAAAAGAACACCGCCATGGAAATTCAATCAAACTTTAGTGTTACGTAGGGAAATATAAGCGGGATAATGAAGGTTAaagtaatcaatttaattaaattaattaatttaattaattttttggatGTTAAAAGTATACAGatttcgaaataaatttttcaaatatagtAACAAAGCTTATGTcagattatttttgtaattaatagaatttttaatatcttgatTATATCAATCTTGATACTTCTCTATTATGTCTAtgatgtatacagggtggggcaataactattaccatcttaaatattttctaatttataaggtccagaggaaaatttatgtaatcaaaattatacggtacgaagggggctaacatatggcgataataatttttgtcctggtggaggcgcttcgaagatatcaaggtcaccttcattttttttaatgggttcggtatgtttttttttccataatttcatagaggagcttaaaacaagtacggaactcatgacacaaaattattgaacaagattaaatgtaaatgaaaacgataaaaaatacatttttttaaatgaaactatgttattttattacgtgacgttttatctcttattttattattaatgtttataaaaggtGTTCGAAGTGATGGCCATTACTATCAATACAACACTGGATTCTTCTGATCACTGATTGGCTTGCTCTTCTAATAACGTCGGGAGCTATTGACGCACAGGCTTCAATGATCTGTTGTCGCATGATTTGAGGTGTAGACCATGTCTTTTAGGGCTccccataaaaagaaatccagtGGTGTCAAGTCTGGTGAACGAGCTGGCCACCCTACAGGACCTctacgtccaatccagcgatttgcaaatttttcattaagtttATTTCTCGCAACTAATGAAAAATGAGCAGGGCATTCATCATGCTGGTACCACATTGTTCGTCGTGTGATTAAAGGCAGATCTTCTAATAAATGAACCAAGTTATGCTCTAGAAAATTGGCGTAGTTGTTGCCATTTAGATGTCCGTCGATAAAATAAGgaccaataattttgttatctatgataccacaccatacattcaACGACCATTGTCTCTGGTGTTCAATCTGCCGCAGCCAATGAGGATCCACTGCCCAGAAatgcatattatgtaaattaacattCCCGTGATTAGTAAATGTTGCCTCATCAGTAAATAACACTGTATCAAAAAATGAGTCATTGATTCGAATCTGTTGTTGAGCCCATTGGCAAAATTCAACACGATTTACAAAGTCCATTCCATGTAATGCTTGGTGAAGGCTGAGGTGATATGGATAGAATTTGTGACGATGCAAGATGCGGAGTACGCTCCTCCGATTAATACCAGATTCTCGTTCAATTTGTCGCGAACTAATGTGTGGATTTTGAGCCACCATTGTAAGAACTCTAATTTCATTCCCTTCATTAGTTTTTCGCTTTTCACGCTCACTATTACGTGTATTTAAGCTACCGGTTTGTCTAAGTTTAtcacacatttttaaatgttcgacgtgaAGGCTGAatgcgattaggatatcgttcagcgtataaaatttgcgctctcactgaatttttttgacattctccataaatgaggatcatgtcgacttgttcttcaaatgaatacatcttgcacgattgacttatctatcgatactacttttcatgtttatcttatcctgtgaacttattaagatggccttcaaagggtctttgttttcattgaaataagtttacgtcactatttattttcatcgatgtatcagtttgaagaacaagttgatcctcatttatgaggaatgtcaaaatcaaaacattccgacaaaacatactaataaagcgtcattttgtacatcttttaaacgtaaatttcatttaacataaaaatgtattttttatcgttttcatttacatttaatcttgttcaataattttgtgttatGAGTTctgtacttgttttaagctcctctgtgaaattatggaaaaacaacataccgaacccattaaaaaaatgaaggtgaccttgatatcttcgaagcgtctccaccaggacaaaaattattatcgccatatgttagcccccttcgtaccgtataattttgattacataaattttcctctggaccttataaattcgaagatatttaaggtggtaattgccccaccctgtatatgtactTGGTCCTACATCAGAATAGAATCTTATTAAAGTGTGGAGAAGATGATACAATGAAGGTTATCGATTTGGCGGAAACATGCTGACGGCTAACGGAAACTGGGTCGATGACTTATCACACAATTCCGTGCTGTCGATAGAATGCAGTGACGTTCAACGATAACAAGTAGATTCATTATGTAATggtatttgcaaaattatttcagaagAATACTTGACAATACTGTTACAAGCCTGATCTTTAGCGACTCTTTTCTTATCTGTTTGCAAATGtcttcataatattttaataatataaatgcatatctCTTTGTgctgcataaaaaataaatatagctaaatgtatttaatcaatattattccgattaatttttatcaattttctaaattataatgcattatttcttctttctttaaatGGTGTGTCGCCCACTTTATTACGTCACtttcttttatcattaaatccTTCATAGGATTTCGCTTTTATTATTCgcttttattgtttttagattattataattttagattattataatttcaaacgcatacgtttacaacgcgtttaaatatctttccgatatttttcttatatccTTGATCTAATAGAAAGTGAAAGTTGAGGAAAATGGATCGCAAGAGAAACAAGTCGGTGCAATTactttacaataatatttatttcattttctgtaaaaaaatacatacttTGCTAATATCGGTACAAAAGTAAGACAAGCAAGTTGCTCTCAAACGAAGATCGCTAAAGGCGCGTAATCCCTATACCGATCATTCGTTCTTCCTAACTGGCACACGTCGCCGTGCCGCGCCCTTTGTCGCGATCGGACTTGAGGTACAGTGGTAATCCGGTGTGCGATCGTGTACCAGAACACGTCTCCCCAATCCGATCCGATCCGATCCGATCAGGTACAGAGTGGCGGATATATTCGCGGCGCTGCACGACAACGTTTCGAATCGTTTCCTTCGTTAACCTAAGACAAGATCTTGCGGTTGTCCCGTCGTCGCGGTGGATACTATCTTCCTTCCTTCATCTTTCGGTCTCGCTGAACGACGAAGAACCAGCCGGGAATTGTGTCATTAATGGTGATGACCATAACCATAATCGCCGCCCTCGTATCCGCCGGAGATGTATCCGCCGGAGATGCCGTGGTCATGGTGCTCGTGATGGACTGGTATAGCGACGGGCACTTTAACTGGGTAGGGCACGGGTTTCTCTACCGGATAGGGCACAGGCTTCTCGATGTGAACGGGGTACGGCCTGTCGACTGGGATCTTGATTGCTACTGGCACGGGCCTCTCGACCGGGTAGGGTACCGGCTTCTCGACTGGATACGGCTGCGGTACGGGCACCTTGACCGCGACCGGCACGGGCTTCTCGACTGGAACTGGGTATGGCCTGTCAACTGGGACCTTCACGGGGTAGGGCACTGGCTTCTCGACTGGATAGGGCACGGGCTTCTCGATGTGCACGGGGTATGGTTTGGGCACGGGCACGTGGATGGGACGGTCAACCGGAACTTTGACGGGATAGGGCACGAGCTTCTCGACTGGGTACGGTTGGGGTACGTGGACCGGGATCTTCACCGGCACGGGCACCGGCTTCTCAACGGGGTACGGCTGTGGCACTGGTACTTTTACCGGAACGTGAATGTGTTTCTCAACGGGATACGGCTGCGGCACGTAGACCTTGACCGGAACGGGACGGTCGACTGGCACGTGGACTGGATAGGGCACCTTCTTCTCCACTGGGTACGGTTGCGGCACATGCACGGGCACCTTCACGAAGACCTTGACCGGGTAGGGCACGTGTTTCTCGACGGGGTACGGCTGCGGCACGGGCACCTTGACTGGAACTGGTACGGGTTTCTCTACCGGGTAGGGCACGTGCTTCTCCACTGGATAGGGCACGGGGACGTTCTTCACCACGGTCACGGTTTTCACGTGGTGGTGGTCATGATGACCACCGTCGATGTAACCACCGCTGATAGAGCCACCACCGTATCCACCATATCCGCCATATCCACCGCCATATCCACCGCCATATCCACCGCCCAAGTCGAGGCCGATGTGTCCACCGGATCCGATATCGTATCCACCGTCGTAGCTGTATCCATAGCCGAGGCCGAGCAGACCACGCTTTTCTTGCTTCTTCTCGACCGATTTTTCCTCCACTTTGGATTCAGCCTTCGCGGTCTCCTCCGACAGTACCGTCGTAACCGCGAGGGCGGCGACTGCCACGTAAATCTGAAAAGTGGTACGATGTCGTTTTTACTCGTTATGGTCAATAGATAACGATGATAGGCTACGGTTCATTAATGCGTTCGCGTGGAAAGTCCTAGCAACGGGAAAATGAGAGTGAGATCCGAAGGACACGCGACtaattgaagatattaacTCTGCGTAGCGGAGCCTTTCTACTAATGAAGAAAGGGAATCGCGCATGTCTCCGTTGTCGTCGTGACATGCAAGGATCTTTCGCGAAAATATTCCCTAATATCCATCTTTCTTCGCGCTCttataaaactttgttttTATCTAAGATCAAGTACACAAGTTTCACTACACGATACGAGTGACAAATTTCTCCAAAGCCTAAAGAAGCCTAATAAAGAGAACCGTCATTTGATCAAAAACCGAATTTAGAGACTCGAAATGGCGCAAGCGACGGATCGGATACAAAGATGCACGTCGAGGATACTCAGGCAATTTTGTTCACTCTCGATCAAGTGAAAACGCCCAAGTTGTGCGACAGTCCGATGTCCATAAAGAACCAGAGAGACTGTTCGCTCAGAAAGACACTCCGCGAGCGATTTGGGATTCACGGGACTCTAGTGCACGATTTTCTAGCAGATTTTCCgcgatcgaaaacttaagcgCGTTCAATCTCCCCCGAACGGCGATTCGCACCCCCGATTACGATCTCAAGACTCCGAGTATCTCGTTCACTTGCCACGGGTATCGTTATCTAGAACCAGGTTTCCACTGGTCCTCGGACACGTTCTCGAACGCGATTCCCGGCCGCGTTTCCTCGCTGAGCGACGCCGCGACACCCGCCGAGCGAAAAGATCGCGACGGATCGATTAGGACGTACCAGGATTCTCATTTTTGCTCTCGCGATGTTCCGGGTGCGTCCAGGAGTGAACTGGATGCTGATTGCCGTCGGTTCCTGGCCTTTTATACGCGGCACACTTTCGCCTTCGCCACCCGTGCCGTCGGGTCCGGGGTCCCAAGTCGTATACCCCCACGTTGTGCCTCTTTGTTCagctacgacgacgacgacggttcCACCGAGCACCACCACTCCCCTTTGGGACGTTCCACTCCTCTCTTCACCCTCCCCACACACTCACGCGGCCGAGTCGCGAGGAAACGttgtttcctttctttctctcccgctcCAACGAATGAGCTTCgcgtctctttctcctccgtCGCAAGTGCGAGTGCTCGCGATGTctcgcttctttttttttccctcACATATCTTCACCGGTGTACCTTGACTGCGCTTCGCTCGGTTTTGTACGATACTTTCTCTGAGGAACGACGGACATACCGATCGGCCAGCGATCCCTCGGTGTCGGAAGCTGCCGGAGGCATCAATCGCGTCCGCGTGCCATTCCAGCTCGGGCGAACTTGGAACTCGGCAGCACACGCGGGAACTCGCCTCTTCGGTACGCCGTACAGCGTAACTTCAAGAGAGTGCGGCCGGAAAAACCGAAGGTTCCATTTCGCGGAGGCTTGTCGCTAAACCGCGCGGGCAAAACCGTCATCCACGGTTGTCACAAGCGTATCATCGGCGCGAATCAATTCGCCAAGTTTCGCGCGAGATCTATTAACTGATGGGAGTCGAGCGAAATTTCGCAAAGTTGTCAAGAGGCACTCTTACTGCGACGATGTCGCGGGAAAGTCAAGTCGACAATTTTCCGGGTGCGTCCGATGTAATCTGATGTCATAAGCTTTACTGCTACTGCTTTCGAAGTGCAGTGCTAAGTGCACTTGAATCCCAATTTGACTACGTGGTTCGTAGTTCTTCACGGTGGGAACACTGGAACCGAAGCTGGGAGGACCCTTCCAAGATCGCGCTTTATGC
This region includes:
- the LOC105285555 gene encoding repetitive proline-rich cell wall protein 2; the encoded protein is MRILIYVAVAALAVTTVLSEETAKAESKVEEKSVEKKQEKRGLLGLGYGYSYDGGYDIGSGGHIGLDLGGGYGGGYGGGYGGYGGYGGGSISGGYIDGGHHDHHHVKTVTVVKNVPVPYPVEKHVPYPVEKPVPVPVKVPVPQPYPVEKHVPYPVKVFVKVPVHVPQPYPVEKKVPYPVHVPVDRPVPVKVYVPQPYPVEKHIHVPVKVPVPQPYPVEKPVPVPVKIPVHVPQPYPVEKLVPYPVKVPVDRPIHVPVPKPYPVHIEKPVPYPVEKPVPYPVKVPVDRPYPVPVEKPVPVAVKVPVPQPYPVEKPVPYPVERPVPVAIKIPVDRPYPVHIEKPVPYPVEKPVPYPVKVPVAIPVHHEHHDHGISGGYISGGYEGGDYGYGHHH